One genomic window of Sorghum bicolor cultivar BTx623 unplaced genomic scaffold, Sorghum_bicolor_NCBIv3 super_2002, whole genome shotgun sequence includes the following:
- the LOC8155751 gene encoding elongation factor 1-alpha, translating to MGKEKTHISIVVIGHVDSGKLTTTGHLIYKLGGIDKRVIERFEKEAAEMNKRSFKYAWVLDKLKAKRERSITIDIALWKFETTKYYCTVIDAPVHRAFIKNMISGTSQADCAVLIIESTTGGFEAGISKDGQTCEHALLAFTLGVKQMICCCNKANFGHYCFHIPQTFLWAICKT from the exons ATGGGTAAAGAGAAGACTCACATCAGCATTGTGGTCATTGGCCATGTCGACTCTGGCAAGTTGACCACCACTGGCCACCTGATCTACAAGCTTGGTGGTATTGACAAGCGTGTGATCGAGAGGTTCGAGAAAGAGGCTGCGGAGATGAACAAGAGGTCATTCAAGTACGCGTGGGTGCTTGACAAGCTTAAGGCTAAGCGTGAGAGAAGTATCACAATTGATATCGCCCTGTGGAAGTTTGAGACCACCAAGTACTACTGCACTGTCATTGATGCCCCTGTACACCGTGCCTTCATCAAGAATATGATCTCGGGTACTTCCCAGGCTGACTGTGCTGTTCTTATCATTGAGTCCACCACTGGTGGTTTTGAGGCTGGTATCTCGAAGGATGGCCAGACCTGTGAGCATGCTCTCCTTGCTTTCACACTGGGAGTGAAGCAGATGATTTGCTGCTGCAACAAG GCCAATTTTGGACACTATTGCTTCCATATTCCACAAACTTTTCTGTGGGCGATCTGCAAGACCTGA